In one window of Arachis ipaensis cultivar K30076 chromosome B06, Araip1.1, whole genome shotgun sequence DNA:
- the LOC107645864 gene encoding gibberellin receptor GID1C codes for MAESNQLNLNESKMVVPLNMWVLISNFKLAYNLLRRPDGTFNRDLAEFLDRKVPANASPVDGVFSFDVVVERETSLFSRIYRPDEGENHARTLVDIEKPVNSEVIPVIIFFHGGSFAHSSADSAIYDTLCRRLVGICNAVVVSVNYRRAPENRYPCAYDDGWTALQWVSSRSWLQSRKDKKVHIYLAGDSSGGNIVHHVARKAVESGVEVMGNILLNPLFGGEERTESEKRLDGKYFVRIQDRDWYWRAFLPEGENKDHEACNPFGPKGRSLEGIPFPKSLIVVAGLDLVQDWQLAYAKGLEKAGQNVKLLYLEQATIGFYLLPNNEHFSTVMDEIKSFVSSDRS; via the exons ATGGCTGAAAGTAACCAACTTAACCTCAACGAATCCAAG ATGGTGGTTCCGCTAAATATGTGGGTTCTTATCTCCAATTTTAAACTGGCTTACAATCTTCTTCGTCGCCCTGATGGAACTTTCAACCGGGATTTAGCTGAGTTCCTTGATCGGAAAGTACCTGCCAATGCCAGCCCTGTCGATGGTGTGTTCTCGTTTGATGTTGTTGTTGAGCGTGAAACTAGTCTTTTTAGTCGAATTTATCGGCCTGATGAGGGAGAAAACCATGCAAGGACTCTTGTGGACATTGAGAAGCCTGTAAACTCTGAGGTTATTCCTGTAAtcatattttttcatggtggaaGCTTTGCACATTCTTCGGCTGATAGCGCTATATACGATACACTTTGCCGCCGGTTGGTAGGAATTTGTAATGCTGTTGTGGTATCAGTAAATTATAGACGTGCACCCGAAAACAGGTATCCTTGTGCGTATGATGATGGTTGGACGGCTCTCCAATGGGTCAGTTCTAGATCATGGCTCCAAAGTAGGAAGGACAAGAAAGTTCATATATACTTGGCCGGTGACAGCTCTGGTGGGAACATTGTACATCATGTTGCACGGAAAGCAGTAGAATCTGGAGTTGAAGTAATGGGGAACATACTTCTCAACCCATTGTTTGGTGGGGAGGAAAGAACTGAGTCTGAAAAGCGGTTGGATGGGAAATATTTTGTTAGAATTCAAGATAGAGACTGGTATTGGAGAGCTTTTCTTCCAGAAGGGGAAAATAAAGACCATGAGGCATGTAACCCATTTGGCCCCAAAGGAAGAAGCCTCGAAGGGATTCCCTTCCCGAAGAGCCTTATAGTGGTAGCTGGTTTAGACCTTGTTCAGGATTGGCAATTGGCTTATGCAAAAGGGCTTGAGAAGGCTGGCCAAAATGTGAAATTACTATACCTAGAGCAGGCAACAATTGGCTTTTACTTGTTACCAAACAACGAGCACTTCTCTACAGTCATGGATGAGATAAAAAGTTTTGTGAGCTCTGACCGTTCATAG
- the LOC107645865 gene encoding cingulin-like protein 1 gives MAKKKLSHQSKHEQQVPQQPLSMDDSTEKLQSLKDLNSMLLKETAHRRQQVQSLLEAKEALQSALNRSSMQQNALHSHLAMASDDTVLFEIQNLVAFVLMEQQIRESGHRFAALVAERNEIDKLNACLEAEMDQIKADFDGVVADANALKEKLFESENNERKLTEEVKKLKLEQEKMVVEGNKKEREFGKVVKERDLALRKNAESERVIGELRGEMDAVLKLKTAKESRISEMEVEMKQLKESLCGLHEEEAVMSAKILELEGSLGLAEEKEEAMEMEIEALAKQKEEIEVNVEMLKEGRDSLQKALDKVQRELENRGHEIDMLVREKNEIEMLKVERESEIVELQREVDGLKDVVLRLKASCSDFEERNKHLLSEVNHYKDSIEEVMLERDDIKKGYDEEKNKVKSLALQVEEMEDKIKEMATELSQMISEKEKLVEKNKTIESRVGVLINEMDTLQQSIVEARRVSEDLRAKVEFSNNKSNQALALLKSTAALVCQYNESVEEVLSIEQKADVEEVQPYVEQLNAIKKAFRSKNKMVADMKQQLELMHCSVVSANKMKSLWTVVSSATTILAAALAAYVAKGH, from the coding sequence ATGGCCAAAAAGAAACTGTCCCACCAATCCAAACACGAACAACAAGTTCCTCAACAACCACTCTCTATGGATGATTCCACCGAGAAGCTTCAGAGCCTTAAGGACCTCAACTCCATGCTTCTTAAAGAGACTGCACACCGCAGACAACAGGTTCAGTCTCTTCTTGAAGCCAAGGAAGCTCTTCAATCTGCGCTTAACCGTTCCTCAATGCAGCAGAACGCCTTGCATTCTCACCTCGCCATGGCCTCTGATGACACCGTCCTTTTCGAGATCCAAAACCTCGTTGCTTTTGTTCTCATGGAGCAGCAGATTCGGGAATCCGGTCACCGCTTCGCTGCGTTGGTCGCCGAGAGGAACGAGATTGACAAGCTCAATGCCTGCCTTGAGGCTGAGATGGATCAGATCAAGGCTGATTTCGACGGTGTTGTCGCCGATGCGAATGCTTTGAAGGAGAAGCTTTTTGAGAGCGAGAACAATGAGAGGAAGCTTACGGAGGAGGTGAAGAAGCTGAAGCTGGAACAGGAGAAGATGGTTGTTGAAGGgaacaagaaagaaagagagtttgggaAGGTGGTGAAGGAGAGGGACTTGGCTCTGAGGAAGAATGCTGAGTCAGAGAGAGTGATTGGTGAGTTGAGGGGTGAGATGGATGCTGTTTTGAAGCTGAAGACTGCGAAGGAGTCGAGAATCAGTGAAATGGAAGTGGAGATGAAGCAACTCAAGGAATCATTATGCGGTTTGCacgaggaagaggcagtgatgaGTGCTAAGATTCTTGAATTGGAAGGGAGTCTGGGATTGGCTGAGGAGAAGGAAGAGGCAATGGAAATGGAGATTGAAGCATTGGCGAAGCAGAAGGAGGAGATAGAGGTGAATGTTGAGATGTTGAAAGAGGGAAGAGATAGccttcaaaaggctctggataaGGTTCAGAGAGAATTGGAGAATAGGGGGCATGAGATTGATATGCTTGTTAGGGAGAAGAATGAGATTGAGATGTTGAAAGTTGAGCGCGAGAGTGAAATTGTCGAGTTACAAAGAGAAGTGGATGGATTGAAAGATGTTGTGCTTAGGTTGAAAGCATCATGCAGCGATTTTGAAGAGAGAAACAAGCACTTGCTATCTGAGGTGAATCATTACAAGGATTCCATTGAAGAGGTAATGCTTGAGAGGGATGACATCAAAAAGGGATATGATGAGGAGAAAAACAAAGTGAAGAGCTTGGCATTGCAAGTTGAGGAAATGGAGGATAAAATCAAAGAAATGGCGACCGAGTTAAGCCAGATGATAAGTGAGAAAGAGAAGCTAGTTGAGAAGAACAAGACAATTGAAAGCCGCGTGGGTGTATTGATTAACGAAATGGATACATTGCAGCAGAGCATTGTCGAGGCAAGGCGAGTCTCTGAAGATTTGAGAGCCAAGGTTGAGTTTTCCAACAACAAATCAAACCAGGCACTTGCATTGTTGAAGAGTACTGCTGCACTTGTGTGTCAGTACAATGAGAGTGTAGAGGAAGTGCTATCTATTGAGCAGAAGGCTGACGTAGAAGAAGTGCAACCTTATGTTGAACAACTGAATGCAATCAAGAAGGCATTTAGGAGCAAGAACAAGATGGTGGCTGATATGAAGCAGCAACTTGAGTTGATGCATTGCTCTGTGGTTTCAGCAAATAAAATGAAAAGCTTGTGGACAGTTGTATCCTCTGCAACTACAATTTTGGCTGCAGCATTAGCTGCCTATGTTGCCAAAGGGCACTGA